From the Homo sapiens chromosome 1, GRCh38.p14 Primary Assembly genome, one window contains:
- the CTNNBIP1 gene encoding beta-catenin-interacting protein 1, with the protein MNREGAPGKSPEEMYIQQKVRVLLMLRKMGSNLTASEEEFLRTYAGVVNSQLSQLPPHSIDQGAEDVVMAFSRSETEDRRQ; encoded by the exons ATGAACCGCGAGGGAGCTCCCGGGAAGAGTCCGGAGGAGATGTACATTCAGCAGAAGGTCCGAGTGCTGCTCATGCTGCGGAAGATGGGATCAAAC CTGACAGCCAGCGAGGAGGAGTTCCTGCGCACCTATGCAGGGGTGGTCAACAGCCAGCTCAGCCAGCTGCCTCCGCACTCCATCGACCAGG GTGCAGAGGACGTGGTGATGGCGTTTTCCAGGTCGGAGACGGAAGACCGGAGGCAGTAG
- the CTNNBIP1 gene encoding beta-catenin-interacting protein 1 isoform X2: protein MHSQESPEPGRGMNREGAPGKSPEEMYIQQKVRVLLMLRKMGSNLTASEEEFLRTYAGVVNSQLSQLPPHSIDQGAEDVVMAFSRSETEDRRQ from the exons ATGCATTCTCAG GAGTCCCCAGAGCCAGGCAGGGGGATGAACCGCGAGGGAGCTCCCGGGAAGAGTCCGGAGGAGATGTACATTCAGCAGAAGGTCCGAGTGCTGCTCATGCTGCGGAAGATGGGATCAAAC CTGACAGCCAGCGAGGAGGAGTTCCTGCGCACCTATGCAGGGGTGGTCAACAGCCAGCTCAGCCAGCTGCCTCCGCACTCCATCGACCAGG GTGCAGAGGACGTGGTGATGGCGTTTTCCAGGTCGGAGACGGAAGACCGGAGGCAGTAG